The following are from one region of the Knoellia sp. p5-6-4 genome:
- a CDS encoding dodecin codes for MANHVYGISEVVGSSPEGIEAAVNNAVNKAAQTVRHLDWFEVGAIRGQLVDGAVAHWQVTVKLGFRIED; via the coding sequence ATGGCCAACCACGTGTACGGGATCTCCGAGGTCGTCGGCAGCTCGCCTGAGGGCATCGAGGCCGCGGTGAACAACGCCGTCAACAAGGCGGCGCAGACGGTGCGGCACCTCGACTGGTTCGAGGTCGGCGCCATCCGCGGGCAGCTCGTCGACGGTGCCGTCGCGCACTGGCAGGTGACCGTCAAGCTGGGCTTCCGCATCGAGGACTGA
- a CDS encoding DEAD/DEAH box helicase — translation MSTAAASNLSPAFPERAAWGTASKLRAWQADALSTYLEQGPQDFLAVATPGAGKTTYALRVATELLGRGVVSAVTIVAPTEHLKTQWADAAARVGIHIDPRFSNSSARHSHEYDGVALTYAQVASRPSLHRTRTEAERTLVILDEIHHGGDNLSWGDAIREAFEPAVRRLALTGTPFRSDTSPIPFVRYEEDRDGIRRSASDYTYGYAEALRDGVVRPVLFMAYGGAMRWRTKAGDEIAARLGEPLTKDAMAQAWRTALDPKGEWIPAVLAAADKRLTEVRRGVPDAGALVIASNQTAARAYAKILEGITGKKPTVVLSDDAGASARIEEFSASDDRWMVAVRMVSEGVDVPRLCVGVYATSTSTPLFFAQAVGRFVRARKRGETASVFLPSVATILEHAARLEDERDHALDRPRTADDEGSMWSEEDALVAAVNRTLKTADIDAPGFEALESDAHFDHVLFDAKQFGLNAEVGSEDEQEYLGLPGLLEPDQVALLLHERQAAQNTRRPKKAAEPVAAHRALATQRKELNKLVAAYARKSGAPHAVVHTDLRRACGGPALDEATSEQVAARIEKIRAWFVGRR, via the coding sequence ATGAGTACTGCGGCTGCCTCGAACCTGTCACCAGCGTTCCCGGAGCGGGCCGCCTGGGGGACGGCGTCGAAGCTGCGTGCCTGGCAGGCGGACGCCCTGTCGACCTACCTCGAGCAGGGGCCGCAGGACTTCCTCGCCGTCGCGACGCCCGGCGCCGGCAAGACGACCTACGCGCTGCGGGTGGCCACCGAGCTGCTCGGTCGCGGCGTCGTCAGCGCGGTCACCATCGTGGCCCCGACCGAGCACCTCAAGACGCAGTGGGCCGACGCCGCGGCCCGGGTCGGGATCCACATCGACCCGCGGTTCTCCAACTCCTCGGCCCGGCACAGCCACGAGTACGACGGTGTGGCGCTGACCTACGCCCAGGTGGCCAGCCGACCCTCGCTGCACCGCACCCGCACCGAGGCCGAGCGCACGCTGGTGATCCTCGACGAGATCCACCACGGCGGCGACAACCTCTCCTGGGGCGACGCCATCCGCGAGGCCTTCGAGCCCGCCGTGCGCCGCCTCGCCCTGACCGGCACGCCGTTCCGTTCCGACACCTCCCCGATCCCGTTCGTGCGCTACGAGGAGGACCGGGACGGCATCCGCCGGTCGGCCTCCGACTACACCTACGGGTATGCCGAGGCGTTGCGTGACGGGGTCGTGCGGCCCGTGCTCTTCATGGCCTATGGCGGCGCCATGCGCTGGCGCACCAAGGCCGGCGACGAGATCGCCGCCCGCCTCGGCGAGCCGCTCACCAAGGACGCCATGGCGCAGGCCTGGCGCACCGCTCTCGACCCCAAGGGCGAGTGGATCCCCGCCGTGCTCGCCGCCGCCGACAAGCGGCTGACCGAAGTGCGGCGTGGGGTGCCGGACGCCGGCGCCCTGGTCATCGCCTCCAACCAGACGGCGGCACGGGCCTACGCCAAGATCCTCGAGGGCATCACCGGCAAGAAGCCCACCGTCGTGCTCTCCGACGACGCCGGGGCCTCGGCGAGGATCGAGGAGTTCTCGGCGAGCGACGACCGCTGGATGGTCGCGGTGCGCATGGTCTCCGAGGGCGTCGACGTGCCGCGTCTGTGCGTGGGCGTCTACGCCACCTCCACCTCCACCCCGCTGTTCTTCGCCCAGGCGGTCGGGCGCTTCGTGCGGGCGCGCAAGCGCGGCGAGACGGCTTCGGTGTTCCTGCCGAGCGTGGCCACGATCCTCGAGCACGCGGCTCGGCTCGAGGACGAGCGCGACCACGCCCTCGACCGGCCCAGGACGGCTGACGACGAAGGGTCGATGTGGTCGGAGGAGGACGCGCTCGTCGCCGCCGTCAACCGCACCCTCAAGACCGCGGACATCGACGCGCCCGGCTTCGAGGCCCTCGAGTCCGACGCGCACTTCGACCACGTGCTCTTCGACGCCAAGCAGTTCGGGCTCAACGCCGAGGTCGGCTCCGAGGACGAGCAGGAGTACCTCGGCCTGCCGGGCCTGCTCGAGCCCGACCAGGTCGCGCTGCTGCTGCACGAGCGCCAGGCGGCGCAGAACACCCGGCGGCCCAAGAAGGCGGCCGAACCGGTGGCTGCGCACCGCGCGCTGGCCACGCAGCGCAAGGAGCTCAACAAGCTGGTAGCGGCCTACGCGCGCAAGTCCGGCGCCCCGCACGCGGTGGTGCACACCGACCTGCGGCGGGCCTGCGGGGGACCGGCCCTCGACGAGGCGACGTCCGAGCAGGTGGCCGCACGCATCGAGAAGATCCGGGCCTGGTTCGTCGGCAGGCGCTGA
- a CDS encoding zinc metalloprotease, translating to MPARSRLALSSLLLAAAALAAPAGAQAVTMAGTDSVAADCATHTDSVTAGRGAAAAKDPHELTSAQTRAMEADLARALAAKGYTKDPNGEARKPGGGGAFQAGTVNVYWHVITDGTNGKLSASDISGQMNVLNSAYSGSGFTFTLVGTDTTTNSQWYNLRNGSKQERDMKRALRKGTMADLNVYSANLQGGLLGWATFPKSSYDAMDGVVILDESIPGGTAVPYNQGDTATHEVGHWLGLYHTFQGGCTGSGDYVDDTPAEASPAYGCPTGRDTCTATGLDPIRNFMDYTDDACMDTFSTGQHVRMQNAWVAYRG from the coding sequence ATGCCAGCACGCTCCCGTCTTGCCCTCTCGAGCCTCCTGCTCGCCGCCGCGGCCCTGGCGGCTCCCGCCGGCGCCCAGGCCGTCACGATGGCCGGCACCGACTCGGTGGCGGCCGACTGCGCGACGCACACCGACAGCGTCACCGCCGGTCGAGGCGCAGCAGCCGCCAAGGACCCGCACGAGCTCACCTCGGCCCAGACCAGGGCGATGGAGGCCGACCTGGCCCGGGCGCTGGCTGCGAAGGGCTACACCAAGGACCCGAACGGCGAGGCCCGCAAGCCGGGCGGTGGTGGCGCCTTCCAGGCGGGGACGGTCAACGTCTACTGGCACGTCATCACCGACGGCACCAACGGCAAGCTCAGCGCGAGCGACATCAGCGGGCAGATGAACGTGCTCAACAGCGCCTACTCCGGCAGCGGCTTCACCTTCACGCTGGTCGGGACCGACACGACCACCAACAGCCAGTGGTACAACCTGCGCAACGGCTCCAAGCAGGAGCGCGACATGAAGCGGGCCCTGCGCAAGGGCACCATGGCCGACCTGAACGTCTACAGCGCCAACCTCCAGGGTGGGCTGCTCGGGTGGGCGACCTTCCCGAAGTCGAGCTACGACGCCATGGACGGGGTGGTCATCCTCGACGAGAGCATCCCCGGCGGCACCGCCGTGCCCTACAACCAGGGCGACACCGCCACGCACGAGGTCGGCCACTGGCTCGGGCTCTACCACACGTTCCAGGGTGGCTGCACCGGCAGCGGCGACTACGTCGACGACACCCCGGCCGAGGCTTCCCCGGCCTACGGCTGCCCGACGGGCCGTGACACCTGCACCGCCACCGGTCTCGACCCGATCCGGAACTTCATGGACTACACCGACGACGCCTGCATGGACACCTTCTCCACGGGCCAGCACGTGCGCATGCAGAACGCCTGGGTGGCCTACCGCGGCTAG
- a CDS encoding DUF3039 domain-containing protein, which translates to MSEPQIPLDDPHAPSAQPSTSTAVIEREQVEEQLQEPGDHERFSHYVRKEKILESALSGEPVTALCGKVWVPGRDPQKFPVCPVCKEIYDGLRAPQDGEE; encoded by the coding sequence ATGAGCGAGCCGCAGATCCCTCTCGACGACCCGCACGCACCCTCGGCCCAGCCGTCGACCTCGACGGCCGTCATCGAGCGCGAGCAGGTCGAGGAGCAGCTGCAGGAGCCCGGCGACCACGAGCGCTTCTCCCACTACGTGCGCAAGGAGAAGATCCTCGAGAGCGCGCTGTCCGGAGAGCCCGTGACGGCCCTGTGCGGCAAGGTCTGGGTGCCGGGCCGGGACCCGCAGAAGTTCCCCGTCTGCCCGGTCTGCAAGGAGATCTACGACGGCCTGCGGGCTCCGCAGGACGGCGAGGAGTAG
- a CDS encoding YqgE/AlgH family protein, with amino-acid sequence MESEYLAGRLLVATPQIGEGVFHRSVVLLLHHDADGAQGVVLNHPMEAPVDAVLPMWQEHVTPPGVLFEGGPVGLDTALGLVTVPGDGEEPMGVKRLFGSVGLVDLDTPPVLVVPEIAGLRIFAGYAGWSPGQLEEEVETGSWYVVDAEARDAFADHPLDLWKRVLRRQRDHLALVSTFPPDPEMN; translated from the coding sequence GTGGAGAGCGAGTACCTGGCCGGGCGGCTGCTGGTGGCCACCCCCCAGATCGGGGAGGGCGTCTTCCACCGCAGCGTGGTGCTGCTGCTCCACCACGACGCCGACGGCGCCCAGGGCGTGGTGCTGAACCACCCCATGGAGGCGCCGGTCGACGCGGTTCTGCCGATGTGGCAGGAGCACGTGACGCCCCCCGGCGTGCTCTTCGAGGGAGGACCGGTGGGGCTCGACACGGCGCTCGGCCTCGTCACGGTGCCCGGCGACGGTGAGGAGCCCATGGGCGTCAAGCGGCTCTTCGGCAGCGTGGGCCTGGTCGACCTCGACACCCCTCCCGTGCTCGTCGTCCCCGAGATCGCCGGCCTGCGGATCTTCGCCGGGTATGCCGGGTGGTCGCCCGGGCAGCTCGAGGAGGAGGTGGAGACGGGCAGCTGGTACGTCGTGGACGCCGAGGCGCGTGACGCCTTCGCCGACCACCCGCTCGACCTGTGGAAGCGCGTGCTGCGCCGCCAGCGCGACCACCTCGCCCTGGTCTCGACGTTCCCCCCGGACCCGGAGATGAACTAG
- a CDS encoding DEAD/DEAH box helicase has translation MPKNTSSGAPKKARWTPSQKAEAKRGPKKPHRGQSATSAKTGYAGKAPRAERSPRWSDRDDRAPRREFSRDERTQRFERDDRPRRVDRDGRESRPARSWNRDDRAPRREFSRDERPQRFERDDRPRRFDRDDRAPRREFSRDERPQRFERDDRPRRFDRDDRGPRREFSRDERPQRFERDDRGPRREFSRDERPQRRDFGDRGPRRDFGDRGPRRDFDNRGPRRFERTDRFDRAPREEFVDPESERMEADTWVKATRKEVDGPVSVTEDNGFAAMGLPEALVTRLARDGITTPFPIQTATIPDALAGKDVLGRGQTGSGKTLAFGLPTLARLADGNKAAPRRPRALVMVPTRELAMQVSDALEPLVHVLGLRHKLVAGGLSYTTQINALNRGLDLLIATPGRLKDLLERGAVELGDIEVCILDEADHMADMGFMPEVTAILDQMPAGGQRLLFSATLDNGIDQLVDRYLTDPVTHSTDDAKASVTTMEHHVLLIDPMHKKTITAEVANREGRTVVFVRTKLGADRVALQLREQGVFAAALHGGLNQGARNRVLGAFRDGTLPVLVATDVAARGIHVDDVSVVLQVDPPADHKDYLHRSGRTARAGDKGTVVTLALPHQRKGMERMAREAGIDAMPTRAVPGDERLAATGAVSPSGIPVPEDQVRRVLEGEKRGRRPGGPRDGARGGQRGGYRGQGGRPAHRGERSGGFRGARS, from the coding sequence GTGCCCAAGAACACCTCCTCCGGCGCGCCCAAGAAGGCCCGCTGGACCCCCTCCCAGAAGGCTGAGGCCAAGCGCGGTCCCAAGAAGCCGCACCGCGGCCAGTCCGCCACCTCCGCCAAGACGGGGTATGCCGGCAAGGCGCCGCGCGCCGAGCGCTCGCCTCGCTGGTCCGACCGCGACGACCGCGCCCCCCGTCGCGAGTTCTCCCGTGACGAGCGTACGCAGCGCTTCGAGCGCGACGACCGGCCCCGCCGGGTCGACCGTGACGGCCGCGAGAGCCGTCCGGCCCGCTCGTGGAACCGTGACGACCGCGCCCCCCGTCGTGAGTTCTCGCGTGACGAGCGCCCGCAGCGCTTCGAGCGCGACGACCGCCCGCGTCGGTTCGACCGTGACGACCGCGCCCCGCGTCGTGAGTTCTCACGTGACGAGCGCCCGCAGCGCTTCGAGCGCGACGACCGCCCGCGTCGGTTCGACCGTGACGACCGCGGCCCGCGTCGTGAGTTCTCGCGTGACGAGCGCCCGCAGCGCTTCGAGCGCGACGACCGCGGCCCGCGTCGTGAGTTCTCACGTGACGAGCGCCCGCAGCGTCGCGATTTCGGCGACCGCGGCCCGCGTCGCGACTTCGGCGACCGCGGCCCGCGTCGCGACTTCGACAACCGCGGCCCCCGTCGCTTCGAGCGCACCGACCGCTTTGACCGCGCACCCCGCGAGGAGTTCGTCGACCCCGAGTCCGAGCGCATGGAGGCCGACACCTGGGTCAAGGCCACCCGCAAGGAGGTCGACGGCCCCGTGTCGGTGACCGAGGACAACGGGTTCGCCGCGATGGGCCTGCCCGAGGCCCTCGTCACGCGCCTGGCCCGTGACGGCATCACAACGCCGTTCCCGATCCAGACCGCGACGATCCCGGACGCCCTGGCCGGCAAGGACGTGCTCGGTCGCGGCCAGACCGGCTCCGGAAAGACGCTCGCGTTCGGCCTGCCGACGCTGGCCCGCCTCGCCGACGGCAACAAGGCGGCCCCGCGCCGTCCGCGCGCCCTCGTCATGGTGCCGACCCGCGAGCTGGCCATGCAGGTCTCCGACGCGCTCGAGCCGCTGGTGCACGTCCTCGGCCTGCGCCACAAGCTCGTCGCCGGTGGCCTGTCGTACACGACGCAGATCAACGCCCTGAACCGCGGCCTCGACCTGCTCATCGCCACCCCGGGCCGGCTCAAGGACCTCCTCGAGCGCGGCGCGGTCGAGCTCGGCGACATCGAGGTCTGCATCCTCGACGAGGCCGACCACATGGCCGACATGGGCTTCATGCCCGAGGTCACCGCGATCCTCGACCAGATGCCTGCAGGCGGCCAGCGGCTGCTCTTCTCGGCCACCCTGGACAACGGGATCGACCAGCTCGTCGACCGCTACCTCACCGACCCGGTGACGCACTCCACCGACGACGCCAAGGCCTCGGTCACGACGATGGAGCACCACGTGCTGCTCATCGACCCGATGCACAAGAAGACGATCACGGCAGAGGTCGCCAACCGCGAGGGCCGCACCGTCGTCTTCGTGCGCACCAAGCTCGGTGCCGACCGTGTCGCCCTCCAGCTGCGCGAGCAGGGCGTCTTCGCCGCCGCGCTGCACGGTGGCCTGAACCAGGGCGCTCGCAACCGGGTGCTCGGCGCGTTCCGCGACGGCACCCTGCCGGTGCTCGTGGCCACCGACGTCGCGGCCCGCGGCATCCACGTCGACGACGTCTCGGTCGTCCTCCAGGTCGACCCGCCGGCCGACCACAAGGACTACCTGCACCGCTCGGGCCGCACGGCGCGCGCCGGCGACAAGGGCACCGTCGTGACCCTGGCGCTGCCGCACCAGCGCAAGGGCATGGAGCGCATGGCCCGCGAGGCCGGCATCGACGCGATGCCGACCAGGGCCGTCCCCGGTGACGAGCGCCTGGCGGCGACCGGCGCCGTGAGCCCCAGCGGCATCCCCGTCCCCGAGGACCAGGTCCGCCGGGTCCTCGAGGGCGAGAAGCGCGGCCGCCGTCCGGGTGGCCCTCGCGACGGCGCCCGGGGCGGGCAGCGCGGCGGCTACCGCGGGCAGGGCGGTCGCCCCGCCCACCGCGGGGAGCGCAGCGGCGGGTTCCGCGGCGCGCGGAGCTGA
- a CDS encoding VanZ family protein, with amino-acid sequence MSVQDLGESRTRRDGLRQLWLLLFVLVAVAHLAALYWPRVSVEGPVVWSDKVVHVLLFALPAAAGLLAGLRPAYLLVPLALHAPLSEALQHFVLPNRSGDLGDAVADLSGVVVGVTLAVVGGTRLRW; translated from the coding sequence ATGAGTGTGCAGGACCTGGGGGAGAGCCGGACGCGGCGGGACGGCCTGCGGCAGCTCTGGCTCCTGCTGTTCGTCCTGGTGGCGGTCGCCCACCTCGCGGCCCTCTACTGGCCGCGGGTGAGCGTGGAGGGCCCGGTCGTCTGGAGCGACAAGGTCGTCCACGTCCTGCTCTTCGCCCTCCCGGCGGCGGCCGGGCTGCTGGCCGGCCTCCGACCGGCATACCTGCTCGTGCCCCTCGCCCTGCACGCCCCGCTCTCGGAGGCGTTGCAGCACTTCGTGCTGCCGAACCGCTCTGGAGACCTCGGCGACGCCGTCGCCGACCTCTCCGGCGTCGTGGTCGGGGTCACGCTCGCCGTGGTCGGGGGCACCCGGCTGCGCTGGTAG
- a CDS encoding LLM class flavin-dependent oxidoreductase, with protein sequence MSAPALPLSLLDFVDIPAGVPASSAVERTVRTAQAADRLGYSRFWISEHHSFTGLGSSSPEILIAHIAGATNGIRVGAAGIMLPNHSPLKVAEWFKTLEMLHPGRIDLGLGRAPGTDQLTAFALRRSREALTADDFPQQAAELIAFLTDRWPDGHPFAAVRATPLVDTQPELLMLGSSGWGSSFAAANGMTTVFAHHMSPELAVAALRSYRESFVPSELGSEPRVIISALALATDDPEVAEEFKAGWALGMRRIRSGDTTRPTVEEVREFRRSDDWARVAPSLAGRVFAGSPAQVREGLTALAKEAGADEVTVVCPTPDHAAKLRSLELLAGEFGLTPR encoded by the coding sequence GTGAGCGCTCCCGCCCTGCCCCTGTCCCTGCTGGACTTCGTCGACATCCCTGCCGGTGTGCCGGCGTCCTCGGCGGTCGAGCGCACGGTGCGCACCGCGCAGGCCGCCGACCGGCTCGGCTACTCGCGTTTCTGGATCTCCGAGCACCACAGCTTCACCGGCCTCGGCAGCAGCTCGCCCGAGATCCTCATCGCGCACATCGCCGGCGCCACGAACGGCATCCGCGTCGGCGCCGCGGGAATCATGCTGCCCAACCACTCCCCCCTGAAGGTCGCCGAGTGGTTCAAGACCCTGGAGATGCTGCACCCCGGAAGGATCGACCTCGGCCTCGGGCGCGCGCCCGGCACCGACCAGCTCACCGCCTTCGCGCTGCGTCGCTCGCGCGAGGCCCTCACCGCCGACGACTTCCCACAGCAGGCCGCCGAGCTCATCGCCTTCCTGACCGACCGGTGGCCCGACGGGCACCCCTTCGCCGCGGTGCGCGCCACGCCCCTGGTCGACACCCAGCCCGAGCTGCTCATGCTCGGCTCGAGCGGCTGGGGCTCGAGCTTTGCCGCCGCCAACGGCATGACGACGGTGTTCGCCCACCACATGAGCCCCGAGCTGGCCGTGGCGGCGCTGCGCTCCTACCGCGAGAGCTTCGTGCCGTCCGAGCTGGGCAGCGAGCCGCGCGTGATCATCTCGGCGCTGGCCCTCGCGACCGACGACCCGGAGGTGGCCGAGGAGTTCAAGGCGGGCTGGGCCCTGGGCATGCGCCGCATCCGCAGCGGCGACACCACCCGGCCGACCGTCGAGGAGGTGCGCGAGTTCCGCCGCAGCGACGACTGGGCCCGCGTGGCACCCTCCCTCGCGGGACGCGTCTTCGCCGGCAGCCCCGCCCAGGTCAGGGAGGGGCTCACCGCGCTGGCGAAGGAGGCGGGAGCGGACGAGGTCACCGTCGTCTGCCCCACGCCCGACCACGCCGCCAAGCTGCGCAGCCTGGAGCTGCTCGCCGGCGAGTTCGGGCTCACCCCGCGATGA
- a CDS encoding NAD-dependent malic enzyme yields the protein MAALPSVSNSITVRLVLPARATAVSELTGVIEKSGGLVTGLDVTASGPDRLRVDVTAAARDTAHADEIVDAMRTVHGVEIGKVSDRTFLAHLGGKLKIESKVPIRNRDDLSLIYTPGVARVCTAIAENPADARRLTIKRNTVAVVTDGSAVLGLGNIGPLAALPVMEGKAALFKRFGDIDAFPICLDTQDTEEIIRTVKAISPVFAGINLEDISAPRCFEIEARLREELDIPVFHDDQHGTAIVALAALENALRVVKKDLRTVRIVMSGAGAAGTAILKLFLKAGASNVIVADYHGILHPEREDIASGEHPALMWSATHTNTEGMQGSLKDALVGADVFVGVSAPHILTGDDIATMNDDAIVFAMANPEPEVDPIAAAQHATVVATGRSDFANQINNVLVFPGVFRGLLDAHSTSITDDVLLAAADALAAVVHPDELNPAYIIPSVFHPDVTKVVAAAVEAAVREGAAPVIAG from the coding sequence ATGGCCGCCCTCCCTTCCGTCTCGAACTCCATCACCGTCCGCCTCGTCCTGCCCGCCCGTGCCACCGCCGTCAGCGAGCTGACGGGTGTCATCGAGAAGAGCGGCGGCCTGGTCACCGGTCTCGACGTGACCGCGTCGGGGCCGGACCGGCTGCGCGTCGACGTCACGGCCGCGGCCCGTGACACCGCCCACGCCGACGAGATCGTCGATGCCATGCGCACCGTGCACGGCGTGGAGATCGGGAAGGTCTCGGACCGCACGTTCCTGGCCCACCTCGGCGGCAAGCTCAAGATCGAGTCGAAGGTGCCGATCCGCAACCGCGACGACCTCTCGCTGATCTACACCCCGGGCGTGGCCCGGGTCTGCACGGCCATCGCGGAGAACCCCGCCGACGCGCGGCGGCTCACCATCAAGCGCAACACCGTCGCCGTCGTCACCGACGGCTCGGCGGTCCTCGGGCTCGGCAACATCGGGCCGCTGGCGGCCCTGCCGGTGATGGAGGGCAAGGCCGCGCTGTTCAAGCGGTTCGGCGACATCGACGCGTTCCCGATCTGCCTCGACACCCAGGACACCGAGGAGATCATCCGCACGGTCAAGGCGATCTCCCCGGTCTTCGCCGGCATCAACCTCGAGGACATCTCGGCGCCGCGCTGCTTCGAGATCGAGGCCAGGCTCCGGGAGGAGCTCGACATCCCCGTGTTCCACGACGACCAGCACGGCACCGCCATCGTCGCGCTGGCCGCCCTCGAGAACGCGCTGCGGGTCGTCAAGAAGGACCTCAGGACGGTGCGCATCGTCATGAGCGGCGCCGGTGCCGCGGGAACGGCGATCCTCAAGCTCTTCCTCAAGGCCGGGGCGTCCAACGTGATCGTCGCCGACTACCACGGCATCCTGCACCCCGAGCGCGAGGACATCGCCTCCGGAGAGCACCCCGCGCTGATGTGGTCGGCGACGCACACCAACACCGAGGGCATGCAGGGCAGCCTCAAGGACGCCCTCGTCGGCGCCGACGTCTTCGTGGGTGTCTCCGCACCACACATCCTCACCGGCGACGACATCGCCACGATGAACGACGACGCGATCGTCTTCGCCATGGCCAACCCGGAGCCCGAGGTCGACCCCATCGCGGCGGCGCAGCACGCCACCGTCGTCGCCACCGGCCGCTCGGACTTCGCCAACCAGATCAACAACGTCCTGGTCTTTCCCGGCGTCTTCCGCGGCCTGCTGGACGCCCACTCGACGTCCATCACGGACGACGTCCTGCTGGCGGCAGCCGACGCGCTCGCCGCGGTGGTGCACCCCGACGAGCTCAACCCGGCCTACATCATCCCCAGCGTCTTCCACCCCGACGTGACGAAGGTCGTCGCCGCCGCCGTGGAGGCGGCCGTCCGGGAGGGGGCCGCCCCGGTCATCGCGGGGTGA